GGAAATGGTTATTTTATGCGAGATGGATTATATGGAATAGAAGAAGTAGATAAACTAAAATCTTCTTACTCAACCCCTGAAGCTATTTATATGATAAACCGTATAACACAAGATTTCCTCATAAGACCTATGGGAATATTCCAACTTATAGATTATGTAGGTGTTGAGGTTTTTCAATGGATTTTACTGGTTATGAATAAACATTTAAAAGATACCACCCTGCATAATAAACTCATTGATTTAATGGTCGCTAAAAAAATATTGGGCGGGCAAAATTCCGATGGTTCCCAAAAAGATGGATTTTTCTCTTACAAAAAGAATAAAATGATAGGAGTATATGACATAGAAAAAGGTGAATATCTGCCAATAGAAGAAAAATGGAAAGCAAATATGGACAGTAAGCTGGGTTCTCTCCCTGCAGGATTTGCTACATGGAAAAATCTTCTTTCTGCAGAAGATAAAGCTAACTTATTAAAAACTTATTTCAATAACCTTAACTCTGATACTACACTTGGAGCAAAAATAGCAAAAAGATATCTCGAACGTTCTAAAGAAATAGGAAAAGAACTGGTAAAATCAAAAGTAGCATTCTCGGAAGAAGACGTAAATACTGTGCTGACTAATGGTTTTTTCTGGCTTTACGGACCTATAAATAATTATATTTAATTATGCGAAGCCCTTTTAGGGATTCGTATCCAGCTCTGCTGGATATTTAATTTATACGAAATATGAACAACGGGAGGCTCTTATAATGTGTAAATATAATAAGTTTTTGTTGAAATTATTTGCTTGTTTGTTCGTGTTAACATTACCCTCAATTGGCCTAAAAGGAGAAGTATCCACAGGAATGCAAGATGTTATTGAAAAAGTCAAATCTGACCCTGAACTTACGCAACAAGCTCAAAAAATATTAAAAGAACAAGATATAACAAAAACACCCGAAGAGAAAGATACTATTCTTAATAAAAAACCTCTTCTTTTAAAGGACACTTCTAATAATTTACCCTCAATTATAGAACAAATGTTTTCTGAAAATACCCCTATCGAAGTTAAAAGAAATATTTCTCAATTTGGATATAATATTTTTGAGACATCCAATAAGTTTTCTCCCGCGGAGTTAACTCCTG
Above is a genomic segment from bacterium containing:
- a CDS encoding 3-hydroxyacyl-CoA dehydrogenase family protein, yielding MNLDNKLENVTIVGAAGKMGSGIAVLIGQEIAKLKIKNPDKTYKLNLIDTNEKALNGLYSYIKSQFVKVAEKSIVGLRFMYKEREDLIENKDIIDAFVEDALGGIRFGSNLEMANNSKLVFEAILENEDIKISLLKQLNQNCSKDAFFFTNTSSIPISFLDEKVGLNGRIIGYHFYNPPVVQKLLEVISGNTTLPEVKDIAKELGERLRKKLLPANDIAGFIGNGYFMRDGLYGIEEVDKLKSSYSTPEAIYMINRITQDFLIRPMGIFQLIDYVGVEVFQWILLVMNKHLKDTTLHNKLIDLMVAKKILGGQNSDGSQKDGFFSYKKNKMIGVYDIEKGEYLPIEEKWKANMDSKLGSLPAGFATWKNLLSAEDKANLLKTYFNNLNSDTTLGAKIAKRYLERSKEIGKELVKSKVAFSEEDVNTVLTNGFFWLYGPINNYI